From one Phytohabitans houttuyneae genomic stretch:
- a CDS encoding glycosyltransferase family 87 protein, with protein sequence MEQVNRRIAIVAAAVVATAAFLYVATIRHDFFDLKVYYGAVNYWVHDGGQIYDWLKPNSKYGYTYPPFAALAMLPMAYVSWPVAIVISCLAAVVTGGLVVWWLVDPIARREGWTRWFAFAIAVLLVAAFEPMRETFTFGQVNMLLLFLVAVDLLWLAGRGHKAAGVGIGLATAVKLTPGIFILYLLVTRRWRAAITASATAAGVTLLAAALAPDASRQFWTEMLWNTDRIGSLSFVSNQSLQGVVARLDPLHPSTVAWLALVVATLGVWVWRVRNADVRTGLALTGVVQCLISPVTWVHHLVWLLPALILLFDRALEARNRRLVIFAIVAYGFLISRFVWIWERGSPGVSGFIGSNMYVWLSIALLVLLPIPDRSDGPPLSDWSSARADQGRIVRA encoded by the coding sequence ATGGAGCAGGTGAACAGGAGGATCGCCATCGTCGCCGCCGCGGTCGTGGCGACGGCCGCGTTCCTGTACGTCGCCACGATCCGCCACGACTTCTTCGACCTCAAGGTCTACTACGGCGCGGTCAACTACTGGGTGCACGACGGCGGCCAGATCTACGACTGGCTCAAGCCCAACAGCAAGTACGGGTACACCTATCCACCCTTCGCCGCGCTCGCGATGCTGCCCATGGCGTACGTGTCCTGGCCGGTCGCCATCGTGATCAGCTGCCTCGCCGCGGTGGTCACCGGCGGCCTCGTCGTGTGGTGGCTGGTCGACCCGATCGCGCGGCGGGAGGGGTGGACGCGCTGGTTCGCGTTCGCTATCGCGGTGCTGCTGGTGGCCGCGTTCGAGCCGATGCGGGAGACGTTCACGTTCGGCCAGGTCAACATGCTTCTGCTCTTCCTGGTCGCGGTCGACCTGCTGTGGCTGGCCGGGCGCGGGCACAAGGCGGCCGGAGTGGGCATCGGCCTGGCCACCGCGGTCAAGCTGACCCCGGGGATCTTCATCCTGTACCTGCTGGTCACCCGCCGCTGGCGGGCCGCGATCACCGCGAGCGCGACGGCCGCGGGGGTGACGCTGCTGGCCGCCGCCCTAGCCCCGGACGCGTCGCGGCAGTTCTGGACCGAGATGCTGTGGAACACCGACCGGATCGGCTCGCTCTCCTTCGTCTCCAACCAGTCGCTGCAGGGTGTCGTGGCGCGGCTCGACCCGCTGCACCCGAGCACTGTCGCGTGGCTGGCCCTTGTCGTCGCCACGCTGGGCGTGTGGGTGTGGCGGGTGCGCAACGCCGACGTGCGAACCGGGCTCGCGCTCACCGGCGTGGTCCAGTGCCTGATCAGCCCGGTGACGTGGGTGCACCACCTCGTGTGGCTGCTGCCCGCGCTGATCCTGCTCTTCGACCGCGCGCTGGAGGCCCGCAACCGCCGCCTCGTCATCTTCGCGATCGTGGCCTACGGGTTCCTGATCAGCCGGTTTGTCTGGATCTGGGAGCGCGGCTCGCCCGGCGTGAGCGGTTTCATCGGCAGCAACATGTACGTGTGGCTCAGCATCGCCCTGCTGGTGCTGCTGCCGATACCCGACCGGTCGGACGGGCCACCTCTTTCCGATTGGTCCTCCGCGCGGGCCGATCAAGGGCGCATTGTGAGGGCATGA
- a CDS encoding pyridoxal phosphate-dependent decarboxylase family protein, whose translation MTDPLLDGDGESVLRQVYDAAGPYLASLAGRPVLDPAAAPLLRELAGDLPDKGDGSAAAVRKLLHVGTEAATHSAGPRFFHFVIGGVTPAALAGDWTASLLDQNAAFRNSSTFATEVETVALRWLRELFGLPEGYGGALVASATFANFTGLGAATHWWGERHGVDVAANGLVGLPRMPVLSGGYVHASSRKALQMLGHGRDSVEVFARDDIGRADLAAMERRLAELGAPAVIIANAGEVNAGDFDPVAELADLAERYGAWLHVDGAFGLFAALSPRTAGLVAGIERADSIACDAHKWLNVPYESGFAFLREPARLAAAFGMPGAAYLPAPDDPRGGYALLGPESSRRARALPIWATLAAYGRSGYQAMVERHLDLAQHLAALVDAAPDLERLADVPLCIVCFRVRPPGVPEEELDDLNRRVGAAVLADGRVFAGTTLYGGRVALRPAIVNWRTTESDIEAFVEIVRSLIP comes from the coding sequence ATGACCGACCCACTGCTGGACGGCGACGGCGAGAGTGTTCTTCGCCAGGTGTACGACGCGGCCGGACCGTACCTCGCCTCGCTCGCCGGGCGCCCGGTCCTCGACCCGGCCGCCGCGCCGCTGCTGCGGGAGCTGGCCGGCGACCTTCCGGACAAGGGCGACGGCTCGGCCGCCGCGGTGCGCAAGCTCCTCCACGTGGGTACCGAGGCCGCCACCCACTCCGCCGGCCCGCGCTTCTTCCACTTCGTGATCGGCGGCGTGACCCCGGCCGCCCTCGCCGGCGACTGGACGGCCTCGCTGCTCGACCAGAACGCCGCCTTCCGCAACTCCTCCACGTTCGCCACCGAGGTCGAGACCGTGGCGCTGCGCTGGCTGCGTGAGCTGTTCGGCCTGCCCGAGGGGTACGGCGGTGCGCTGGTCGCGAGCGCGACGTTCGCCAACTTCACCGGGCTCGGCGCGGCCACCCACTGGTGGGGTGAGCGGCACGGGGTGGACGTTGCCGCGAACGGGCTGGTCGGGCTGCCGCGGATGCCCGTGCTCTCCGGCGGGTACGTGCACGCGAGCTCGCGCAAGGCACTGCAGATGCTGGGACACGGCCGGGACAGCGTCGAGGTGTTCGCCCGCGACGACATCGGCCGCGCCGACCTTGCCGCGATGGAGCGGCGCCTGGCCGAGCTGGGCGCGCCCGCCGTCATCATCGCGAACGCCGGTGAGGTCAACGCCGGCGACTTCGACCCCGTCGCCGAGCTCGCCGACCTCGCCGAGCGGTACGGCGCCTGGCTGCACGTGGACGGCGCGTTCGGCCTCTTCGCCGCGCTGTCGCCGCGGACCGCGGGACTGGTCGCCGGCATCGAGCGCGCCGACTCGATCGCCTGCGACGCGCACAAGTGGCTCAACGTGCCGTACGAGAGCGGCTTCGCCTTCCTGCGCGAGCCAGCCCGCTTAGCCGCCGCGTTCGGCATGCCGGGTGCGGCCTACCTGCCCGCCCCCGACGACCCGCGGGGCGGCTATGCGCTGCTCGGGCCCGAGTCGTCCCGCCGCGCGCGTGCGCTGCCGATCTGGGCGACGCTCGCCGCGTACGGCCGCTCCGGCTACCAGGCGATGGTCGAGCGCCACCTCGATCTGGCGCAGCACCTCGCGGCCCTCGTCGACGCGGCCCCCGACCTCGAACGCCTGGCCGACGTCCCGCTGTGCATCGTCTGCTTCCGGGTGCGCCCGCCGGGCGTACCCGAAGAGGAGCTGGACGATCTCAACCGCCGCGTGGGCGCGGCGGTGCTCGCGGACGGCCGCGTGTTCGCCGGCACCACCCTCTACGGCGGCCGCGTCGCCCTGCGGCCGGCGATCGTCAACTGGCGCACCACCGAATCCGACATCGAGGCGTTCGTCGAGATCGTCCGCTCCCTGATCCCTTGA
- a CDS encoding RDD family protein — MTEPAELPTLAKRFGALIIDWVLCLLVSNLFSDPLRDGWPPVLVLILEYGFFIGLFAQTPGMAIVRLKCVSFKDGGRIGIPRALLRGLLLALVVPALIMDAHRRGLHDRAAGSIVVNP; from the coding sequence GTGACCGAGCCAGCCGAGCTGCCGACCCTCGCGAAACGGTTCGGCGCGCTCATCATCGACTGGGTGCTCTGCCTTCTGGTCTCCAACCTCTTCAGTGACCCGCTGCGCGACGGCTGGCCGCCGGTGCTCGTCCTCATATTGGAGTACGGCTTCTTCATCGGCCTCTTCGCGCAGACGCCCGGCATGGCCATCGTCCGGCTCAAGTGCGTCTCGTTCAAGGACGGCGGCCGCATCGGCATCCCGCGCGCGCTCCTGCGCGGCCTGCTGCTCGCGCTGGTCGTGCCCGCGCTCATCATGGACGCCCACCGCCGGGGCCTGCACGACCGCGCCGCCGGCTCGATCGTCGTCAACCCGTAG